Proteins found in one Podarcis muralis chromosome 5, rPodMur119.hap1.1, whole genome shotgun sequence genomic segment:
- the LOC114599169 gene encoding glutathione S-transferase Mu 1-like: protein MTMILGYWDIRGLAHSIRLLLAYTDTPFEDKFYSCGEAPDYDKSQWFNEKEKLGLDFPNLPYLIDGKTKLTQSNAILRYIARKHKLCGETEEEIVRVDMLENQVMDFRMSLVMVVYNPDFEKLKPGYLEQLPGKLKLFSKFLGDRKWFAGDKITFVDFLMYDVLDQNRMFEPKCLDQFKNLQDFVSRFEALEKIAAYMKSSRFMKTPINNKMAKWCNKKE from the exons ATGACGATGATTTTGGGCTACTGGGACATCCGAGGG cTTGCCCACAGCATCCGCTTGCTACTAGCGTACACAGACACCCCCTTTGAAGATAAGTTTTACAGCTGTGGAGAAG ccCCCGACTATGACAAGAGCCAATGGTTCAATGAGAAGGAGAAGCTGGGCCTGGACTTCCCTAAT CTTCCTTACCTAATTGATGGCAAGACCAAGCTTACGCAGAGTAATGCCATTCTCCGGTACATTGCACGTAAACATAAGCTCT GTGGAGAAACAGAGGAGGAGATTGTCAGAGTGGATATGCTGGAGAATCAGGTGATGGATTTCCGCATGAGCCTCGTGATGGTCGTGTACAACCCTGATTTT GAGAAACTAAAACCTGGGTACTTGGAGCAACTGCCAGGaaagctgaaactgttctcaaagtTCCTAGGGGACAGAAAGTGGTTTGCTGGGGACAAG ATCACCTTTGTTGACTTCCTCATGTATGATGTCCTCGACCAAAACCGCATGTTTGAACCCAAGTGCCTTGATCAGTTCAAGAACCTTCAGGATTTTGTCTCCCGTTTTGAG GCCCTAGAGAAGATTGCTGCCTACATGAAATCCAGCCGCTTTATGAAGACTCCCATTAATAACAAGATGGCTAAATGGTGTAACAAGAAAGAGTAG